The following is a genomic window from Hymenobacter sp. APR13.
GATATGGCCGCGCATCTGGCCTTGAAAACGCCCACCGCCGTAGCCGCCTTCCTCTCCGACCGGCTGGCCCGCCTCGATGCCGTGTTTGAGGGCTACGGTGCCCGGGTGCAGGAGCTGGCCCAGCAGAGCCTCTACGCCGCCGCCGCCCACCTGGATAGGTTAGGCCGCCGTACCCACCAAGCCGCCCAGGGTTGCTTGCACGACCATCATTCGGCGCTGCGTCAGCGCGTACGTATTACGGCGCCGCTGGCCCGGCAGCGCCTGCGGCAGCAGGAGCTGCTGCTGAACCAGCAGCGGCTGGCCTTGCAGCGGGCCGCTCACCACGCCGCCGAAGGCCAGCACCGCCATCTGCGCCGCCTGGGCCAGTTGCTGGCCCGGCGCTTCCGCTATTTGCACCGCCGCCGCCGCGAGCAGCTGCTCACGCGCCGCTTCCAGCTGCAGCTGGCCGCCGAGCGCCTGCTGCACCGCGCCGAAATCCGGCTGCTGGAAATGAAGCGAAGTGATGGGGTAATGGGGTGAAGAAGAATGCCGTTCCGAGTATGTGGCGCATCAAGGCAGCGACGAGGAATCTCGCCAGCGTAGTAATCCCCGGAAAGGTATTCACCAATCAACCCCGTTCGGCTCCCCGCTCCTTTTTGGAAATGCAACCGGGTAAAGCGCGTCAGCACGCGAGATGCTTCGGCTGCGCCTCTGCATGACGTTCTTTGTCCCTCATTACCTCATCACTCTATCACCTCACAAACAAAATGGAAACCACCTACCGCGACGCTATAGCTGAACTGGAAACCATTCTGCGGGCTCTGGAAACCGATACTGTAGATGTAGACGAGCTGACGGCCCGCGTGCAGCGCTCGGCCACGCTCATCCGCCTCTGCAAACAGAAGTTGCGCACCGCCGAAGACGCCATCGACCGGGTGTTTGAGAACCTCGATCAGGACGAGGAACTGCCCGAGCCTGAAGCTCCCGCCCCTACGCCACCCGCCAAACGCACGCCCAAAACCCCGCGCGACACCAGCGGTGGTCTGCTGTTTTAGCAGCAGCGCAATGG
Proteins encoded in this region:
- the xseB gene encoding exodeoxyribonuclease VII small subunit, with the translated sequence METTYRDAIAELETILRALETDTVDVDELTARVQRSATLIRLCKQKLRTAEDAIDRVFENLDQDEELPEPEAPAPTPPAKRTPKTPRDTSGGLLF